From Micromonospora echinaurantiaca:
GAGCTCCACGTCACCGTCCGGGTTGACCGCGTCGACCCGGGCGTCGAAGCCCGGGTTCGCCTCCCGCAGCCGCCGGTCCAGCTCCTCCCGCGAGGTCTGGTTGCCGCAGTCCAGGCAGACCACCTCGTCCAGGCGGCCGTGCAGCTCCACCACCGGCGCGCTGCCGGCCGCGGTGTGCAGCCCGTCGACGTTCTGGGTGATGACCGCGTCGACCAGGCCGGCGCGCTGCAACCGGGCCACCGCCCGGTGCCCGTCGTTCGGGGCCGCCCGGGCGATGGTCCGCCACCCCAGGTGGCTGCGCGCCCAGTAGCGCCGCCGCGCCTGGGCGTCGCCGGTGAACGTCTGGTAGGTCATCGGGGTGTGCCGGCGGGCCGCGCCGCTGGGCCCCCGGTAGTCCGGGATGCCCGACTCGGTGGACAGCCCCGCCCCGCTGAGCACCACGACACCACCGGCGGCCACCAGGTCGGTCAGCGCGTCGATCGTCTCGGTCACCCGTCCATGCTGCCTCACGCGCCCGCACCCCGGCGACCACGCCGCAGGCCACCGACCTGCCCGCCGGGCCCGCGAACCGCCTCCGCCGGCGTGCCCGCCGGCCCGCTACCGCCTCCACTGGCCCTGCCCGTCGGGTCCGCGACCGCCTCCGCCGGCGCCCGGCGCCGGCCGATCCCGACGTGACGCCCGCCGCCCACGGGCGGCGCGAGGGTCAGGCGGTCCGCGGAGGCCCGCCCCCACCACCACTCGACGGCGTGGATCCACCACACCCACCGGACTCCCCGGTGAACGGCAGTGGGGGGTCGCACTAGGTTGCAGGTATGCGCGTCGTCATCGCCGGAGGACACGGCAAGATCGCCCGGCTGCTGCTGCGGGACCTCACCGGCCGCGGCGACACCGCCGTCGGCCTGATCCGCAACCCCGATCATGCCGCCGCGCTGAGAGCCGCCGGCGCCCACCCGGTCCTCGCCGACCTGGAACACCTCGGCGTCGACGACCTCGCCGGTCACCTCGGCGGCGCGGACGCGGTGGTCTTCGCCGCCGGCGCCGGCCCGGGCAGCGGCGCGGCCCGCAAGGACACCGTCGACCGGGCCGCCGCCGTGCTGCTCGCCGACGCCGCGCAGCGCGCCGGCGTACGCCGCTACCTGCTGGTCTCCTCGATGGGCGTGGAGGGCGAACCGCGCCCCGGCACCGACGAGGTGTTCGCCGCGTACCTGCGGGCGAAGAAGGCCGCCGAGGACGACGTGACCGGCCGGGACCTCGACTGGACGGTGCTGCGGCCCGGCCGGCTCACCGACGACCCGCCCACCGGGCGGATCACCCTGGCCCGGCGGGTGCCCCGCGGCGCGGTCACCCGCACCGACGTCGCCCGGGTGCTGGTCGCCCTGCTCCACACCCCGGCCAGCGCCGACATGATCCTGGAACTCGTCGGCGGGGACACCCCGATCGGCGAGGCGGTCGCCGCCGTCACCGCACGCTGACGCCGCCACCGCCGGCGGACCCGCCGGTGTCACCGGCCTGAGCACGGTCCTCGACAGAGCCGACACCCGAGCTGCCAGACTCGTGATCATGCAGGAGTCACCGAAGACGGCGCCGGTGGCGGTGGTCACCGGCGCCAACCGGGGCATCGGCCGGGCGGTCGCCGCCCGGCTCGCCCGCGACGGCTACCACACCGTCCTCGCCG
This genomic window contains:
- a CDS encoding NAD-dependent protein deacetylase codes for the protein MTETIDALTDLVAAGGVVVLSGAGLSTESGIPDYRGPSGAARRHTPMTYQTFTGDAQARRRYWARSHLGWRTIARAAPNDGHRAVARLQRAGLVDAVITQNVDGLHTAAGSAPVVELHGRLDEVVCLDCGNQTSREELDRRLREANPGFDARVDAVNPDGDVELPDAEVARFRVVDCTFCGTGTLKPDVVFFGETVPAPRVAHCFDLVHRARLLLVLGSSLTVMSGRRFVLRAAKLGIPVAIVNQGPTRGDGYAALTVDAPLGRLLPALVDRTGGGGADSPALADWTVGAPDSPGTVAAAAAG
- a CDS encoding NAD(P)-binding oxidoreductase; protein product: MRVVIAGGHGKIARLLLRDLTGRGDTAVGLIRNPDHAAALRAAGAHPVLADLEHLGVDDLAGHLGGADAVVFAAGAGPGSGAARKDTVDRAAAVLLADAAQRAGVRRYLLVSSMGVEGEPRPGTDEVFAAYLRAKKAAEDDVTGRDLDWTVLRPGRLTDDPPTGRITLARRVPRGAVTRTDVARVLVALLHTPASADMILELVGGDTPIGEAVAAVTAR